The following proteins are co-located in the Roseiconus lacunae genome:
- a CDS encoding four-helix bundle copper-binding protein yields the protein MATSTDLKSDCIENCQTCVTTVSDMLTSTCLSKGGDHVEQEHVKLMLDCIAACEACIGFMSRNSEFHSHYCGACAEICKACADNCEKIDGMEKCVECCRQCQETCSAMAS from the coding sequence ATGGCAACATCCACCGATCTTAAGTCAGACTGTATTGAAAATTGCCAAACCTGTGTAACAACGGTCAGCGACATGTTGACCTCGACGTGCCTTTCCAAGGGCGGTGACCACGTTGAGCAGGAACACGTCAAACTGATGCTTGACTGTATCGCCGCCTGTGAAGCCTGCATCGGATTCATGAGCCGCAATAGCGAATTCCATTCGCATTATTGCGGGGCCTGTGCCGAAATCTGCAAGGCCTGCGCGGACAATTGCGAAAAAATCGACGGCATGGAAAAGTGTGTAGAATGCTGTCGTCAATGCCAAGAGACCTGTTCGGCGATGGCAAGCTAA
- a CDS encoding Lcl C-terminal domain-containing protein, which translates to MNESNSSSLFTFRMQLSGRLLRLQQIPLVCCCLLSSITSIASAQSDEPNDVREQLESRKIADIREGLNSLVESPQQAVRYAATLLRRRHHPEFRRVLPKLVVHLPPEIRNDFNKANGAVTVEASPSRAMPIHRPPSPYTPSHLLAIREFAEKEQLTPKDREVLPQYLTDLEHAPENQQYSLIVWLGKIAPQDEQSIDAILRLGKTSSQPTIQFRATVLAFKLKQQAGLIARVRFVDRGGSIEDRETGLFWQADGTQSGLLNYYEGQDYAKNFTTGRLTDWRLPTGHELGTIFPADKLPFRNSRYSEDGVTRQSYWSSHLYGENYAGICDWQNDGGINNCFADRNRAFIRCVHDPLRPAE; encoded by the coding sequence ATGAATGAATCGAATTCATCCTCATTGTTCACATTCCGCATGCAATTGAGCGGTAGGCTGCTACGTCTGCAGCAAATTCCCCTCGTTTGTTGCTGCCTTCTCAGTTCGATCACCTCAATCGCGTCAGCTCAATCGGACGAACCTAATGACGTAAGAGAACAACTTGAAAGTCGAAAGATCGCCGATATACGCGAGGGGCTAAACTCGCTCGTCGAATCCCCACAACAAGCCGTGCGGTACGCTGCTACGCTTCTTCGTCGGCGGCATCACCCCGAATTTCGGCGCGTGCTACCAAAGTTGGTTGTGCACCTTCCGCCTGAGATCCGAAACGATTTCAACAAAGCAAACGGAGCGGTGACCGTCGAAGCTTCCCCATCACGGGCGATGCCCATTCATCGACCGCCTTCGCCGTACACGCCCTCACATCTATTGGCAATTCGAGAGTTTGCCGAAAAGGAGCAACTCACCCCGAAGGATCGTGAAGTACTTCCGCAATACCTGACCGATCTTGAACATGCCCCCGAGAATCAGCAATACAGTTTGATCGTTTGGCTCGGCAAAATCGCACCGCAGGACGAACAATCAATCGATGCAATTCTGCGGTTAGGCAAGACCAGTTCACAGCCCACCATTCAGTTCCGGGCGACCGTCCTTGCTTTTAAGCTGAAACAACAAGCTGGATTGATCGCGAGAGTCCGATTCGTCGATCGCGGCGGCTCGATCGAGGATCGCGAGACGGGTCTGTTCTGGCAAGCCGACGGCACGCAATCAGGCTTGCTGAACTATTACGAGGGCCAGGACTATGCAAAAAACTTCACGACCGGACGACTTACAGATTGGCGGTTGCCAACCGGCCATGAACTAGGAACTATCTTCCCCGCCGACAAACTTCCGTTTCGTAATTCACGATATTCGGAAGATGGGGTCACAAGACAAAGTTACTGGTCATCGCATCTGTACGGCGAGAACTATGCCGGAATCTGCGACTGGCAAAATGACGGAGGCATCAACAATTGTTTCGCCGATCGAAACCGAGCTTTCATTCGCTGTGTTCATGACCCGCTGAGACCGGCCGAATGA